One window of the Runella slithyformis DSM 19594 genome contains the following:
- a CDS encoding sugar phosphate isomerase/epimerase family protein — MNRREAISQLSVLTAALASTQDSFSMTNRSNYQIGACDWSLHLNCNPEAFNYAKKIGLEGVQVSYNSKTDLNYLSRPENRQAILAASKRTGVKIASLAIGMLNEVPLKSEAKTVEWVSESIDAAKALGTNVILLAFFGKGDLRKDDAGKKVVTERLKQLAPKAEKQGIILGIESYLSAEEHIEIIEAVGSSNLQVYYDPRNSADAGYDIYKEIPMLGKRKLICEIHLKDNEFLLGQGTMDWPRIKGLLDESGYKGWAQIEWSQPKGKSVDETYPQNVSYAKKIFG, encoded by the coding sequence ATGAACCGTCGCGAAGCCATTTCACAGCTTTCAGTATTGACCGCTGCGCTGGCAAGTACACAAGATTCTTTCAGCATGACAAATCGCAGCAATTACCAAATCGGTGCCTGTGACTGGTCGTTACACCTCAACTGCAATCCTGAAGCGTTTAATTACGCCAAAAAAATAGGTTTGGAAGGCGTACAGGTAAGCTATAACTCCAAAACCGACCTTAACTACCTGTCGCGCCCGGAAAACCGACAGGCCATCCTTGCCGCCTCCAAGCGTACAGGGGTCAAAATTGCCAGCTTGGCCATTGGAATGCTGAACGAAGTACCACTCAAATCCGAAGCAAAGACGGTGGAATGGGTCAGTGAAAGCATTGATGCGGCCAAAGCGCTGGGTACCAACGTCATTTTGCTGGCTTTCTTTGGAAAAGGTGATCTGCGGAAAGACGACGCCGGCAAAAAAGTGGTCACCGAACGCTTGAAGCAACTAGCCCCCAAAGCGGAAAAACAGGGCATTATCTTAGGAATCGAATCGTATTTGAGCGCGGAAGAGCACATTGAGATCATTGAAGCCGTTGGCTCCTCCAACCTTCAGGTCTACTACGATCCGCGCAATTCGGCAGATGCCGGCTACGATATTTACAAAGAGATTCCGATGCTGGGCAAGCGTAAATTGATTTGCGAAATTCACCTGAAAGACAACGAGTTTCTGCTTGGACAGGGCACCATGGATTGGCCGCGTATCAAAGGCCTGCTCGACGAATCGGGCTATAAAGGCTGGGCGCAAATCGAGTGGTCGCAGCCTAAAGGCAAAAGCGTAGATGAAACGTACCCGCAAAATGTCAGTTACGCTAAGAAGATTTTCGGTTAA
- a CDS encoding ABC transporter ATP-binding protein, translating to MQIIIDGLGKRFNREWIFRNFTLELNVGNSYTFVGPNGSGKSTLLQVISGVMPLTEGKITYQLSKKALDEDDWYRQIVLAAPYLELIEEFSLIELLNFHAGFKPFKAGITHDEILQRLELDSSKDKAIKYFSSGMKQRLKLALAFYSNVPVVMLDEPTSNLDAKWSAWYREEVQRLASDQLVLLCSNVPAEYDFCEKIINVGDYKPER from the coding sequence ATGCAAATTATCATTGACGGACTGGGCAAGCGTTTTAACCGCGAATGGATTTTTAGAAATTTCACCCTTGAGCTTAACGTCGGAAACAGCTATACGTTTGTAGGCCCCAACGGCAGCGGAAAATCTACCTTGTTACAGGTCATTTCGGGCGTGATGCCCCTGACCGAAGGAAAAATAACGTACCAATTATCCAAAAAAGCGCTCGACGAAGACGATTGGTACCGTCAAATCGTTCTCGCGGCCCCTTATCTGGAGCTGATCGAAGAATTCAGCCTGATCGAACTGCTGAATTTCCACGCAGGTTTTAAGCCTTTCAAGGCGGGAATTACCCATGATGAAATCCTTCAACGTCTTGAGTTGGACTCCTCCAAAGACAAAGCCATTAAGTACTTTTCTTCGGGAATGAAACAACGTCTTAAATTGGCACTGGCGTTTTATTCCAATGTACCCGTAGTGATGCTGGACGAGCCAACCTCCAACCTTGACGCCAAATGGTCGGCATGGTACCGCGAAGAAGTGCAGCGTTTAGCCTCCGATCAATTGGTATTACTTTGCTCCAACGTCCCGGCCGAATACGATTTTTGCGAAAAAATCATCAACGTAGGCGATTACAAACCCGAACGATAA
- a CDS encoding sugar phosphate isomerase/epimerase family protein encodes MNRREFIGTTLAGSAAFTLQAKPSVAASTPQLFVFSKMFQWIEGYDPLAETIAGLGFNGIDLTVRPGGHVLPERVEEDLPKAVAAFKKHGLALPMMVTAILDADAQSERILKTAQSLGIKHYRMGWYPYNMKQDIATQSAAFGQRMKAVAALNEKYGMVGHYQNHSGNYHGAPIWDVYQQFQTIKSNAIGCQYDINHATAEAGGSWETGLRLIAPHIKSIAVKDFFWTKKNGKWGKEGCPLGEGVVNWPKYMELLKQYNLQLPITMHYEYPLGGAENGAKKLSISSQELLTAMKKDLVLFKQWWTEAKL; translated from the coding sequence ATGAACCGTCGTGAATTTATCGGGACCACCCTCGCCGGCAGTGCGGCGTTTACCTTACAGGCCAAGCCGTCCGTCGCAGCAAGCACCCCCCAACTCTTCGTGTTTTCCAAAATGTTCCAATGGATCGAAGGCTACGACCCGCTCGCCGAAACCATTGCAGGGCTTGGCTTCAACGGCATTGACCTGACGGTGCGTCCGGGTGGGCATGTGTTGCCTGAGCGCGTGGAAGAGGATCTGCCCAAAGCCGTGGCCGCTTTCAAAAAGCATGGTCTGGCACTGCCCATGATGGTAACGGCTATTTTGGACGCTGACGCCCAAAGCGAACGCATTCTGAAAACGGCGCAATCACTCGGCATTAAGCATTACCGCATGGGTTGGTATCCTTACAATATGAAGCAGGACATCGCAACGCAAAGCGCGGCCTTTGGACAGCGGATGAAGGCCGTGGCGGCACTGAACGAAAAATACGGCATGGTTGGGCATTATCAAAACCATTCGGGCAACTACCACGGCGCACCGATCTGGGATGTATACCAACAGTTTCAAACCATTAAATCCAACGCCATAGGCTGTCAGTACGACATCAATCACGCCACCGCCGAAGCGGGCGGCTCGTGGGAAACGGGCCTGCGGCTCATTGCTCCGCATATCAAATCCATTGCCGTCAAAGATTTCTTTTGGACGAAGAAAAACGGAAAGTGGGGTAAAGAGGGCTGTCCTTTGGGTGAAGGCGTGGTGAATTGGCCCAAATACATGGAATTGCTGAAGCAGTATAATCTCCAACTCCCCATCACGATGCACTACGAATATCCGCTGGGCGGGGCCGAAAACGGCGCTAAAAAACTCAGCATCAGCTCGCAGGAATTGCTGACGGCGATGAAAAAAGATTTGGTGTTATTTAAGCAATGGTGGACCGAAGCAAAACTTTAG